In Camarhynchus parvulus chromosome Z, STF_HiC, whole genome shotgun sequence, a genomic segment contains:
- the TARS1 gene encoding threonine--tRNA ligase, cytoplasmic isoform X2, which produces MAGADSQVDAGEEKKAECGKKKMKEGAGDGGRSELNPWPAFINERLEMYNKLKAEHDALLAERAANDSKPIKVTLPDGKQVDAESWKTTPYQIACGISQGLADNTVIAKVNKVVWDLDRPLEEDCSLELLKFEDEEAQAVYWHSSAHIMGEAMERIYGGCLCYGPPIENGFYYDMFLEEGGVSSNDFSALETLCKKIMKEKQAFERLEVKKETLLEMFKYNKFKCRILNEKVNTPTTTVYRCGPLIDLCRGPHVRHTGKIKTIKIHKNSSTYWEGKADMESLQRIYGISFPDTKMLKEWEKFQEEAKSRDHRKIGRDQELFFFHELSPGSCFFLPKGAYIYNTLIEFIRSEYRKRGFQEVVTPNVFNSKLWMTSGHWQHYSDNMFSFEVEKEIFALKPMNCPGHCLMFDHRPRSWRELPLRLADFGVLHRNELSGALTGLTRVRRFQQDDAHIFCSMEQIEDEIKSCLEFLRTVYDVFGFSFKLNLSTRPEKYLGDIEVWNQAEKQLENSLNAFGEKWELNPGDGAFYGPKIDIQIKDAIGRYHQCATIQLDFQLPVRFNLTFVSHDGNDKTRPVIIHRAILGSVERMIAILTENYGGKWPLWLSPQQVMVVPVGPAYDEYAQKVRQHFHDAGFMADVDVDPGCTLNKKIRNAQLAQYNFTLVVGEKEKASGTVNIRTRDNKVHGERTIADAVERLLQLKSSRSRQAEEEF; this is translated from the exons ATGGCGGGCGCTGACAGCCAG GTGGACgctggggaagagaagaaggCAGAGTGCgggaagaagaagatgaaggaaGGGGCTGGCGATGGAGGGCGGTCGGAg CTAAATCCCTGGCCTGCCTTTATCAATGAGCGTTTGGAGATGTACAATAAACTTAAGGCTGAACACGATGCACTCCTTGCAGAAAGAGCTGCAAATGACAGTAAACCCATTAAAGTTACGTTACCTGATGGCAAGCAGGTTGATGCTGAATCTTGGAAGACTACTCCTTATCAAATTGCATGTGGAATTAG TCAGGGATTAGCTGACAACACGGTTATTGCCAAAGTGAACAAGGTGGTTTGGGATCTAGACCGTCCTTTGGAGGAGGATTGTtccttggagctgctgaagtTTGAAGATGAAGAGGCTCAAGCA GTCTACTGGCACTCAAGTGCTCACATAATGGGTGAAGCTATGGAGCGAATCTATGGTGGCTGTTTGTGCTATGGCCCACCAatagaaaatggattttattatGACATGTTTCTTGAGGAAGG GGGTGTATCAAGTAATGACTTCTCTGCTTTGGAAACATTATGCAAAAAgataatgaaggaaaaacaagccTTTGAAAGACTGGAAGTTAAGAAGGAAACGCTGCTTGAAATGTTTAAG taCAATAAATTCAAGTGTCGCATCCTGAATGAGAAGGTCAATACCCCAACTACTACAGTGTACAG gTGTGGTCCCCTGATAGATTTATGCAGAGGGCCTCATGTCAGACATACTGGCAAGATAAAGACCATAAAAATTCATAAG AATTCTTCTACCTATTGGGAAGGCAAGGCTGATATGGAATCCCTCCAGAGGATCTACGGAATTTCATTCCCAGATACAAAAATGCTGAAGGAGTGGGAAAAGTTCCAGGAGGAGGCTAAAAGCAGAGATCACAGAAAAATTGGGCGG GACCAAgaactgtttttcttccatgagCTCAGCCCTGGTAGCTGTTTTTTCTTGCCAAAAGGAGCTTACATTTATAACACATTAATTGAATTTATACGG AGTGAGTATCGAAAACGTGGATTCCAGGAGGTTGTCACTCCAAATGTTTTCAACAGCAAACTGTGGATGACTTCAGGGCACTGGCAGCATTACAGTGACaatatgttttcctttgaaGTGGAGAAAGAAATCTTTGCTCTGAAGCCTATGAACTGTCCAGGACACTG CCTTATGTTTGACCATCGCCCGAGGTCGTGGCGCGAGCTGCCGTTGCGGTTGGCAGATTTTGGTGTCCTGCATCGCAACGAGCTGTCGGGAGCTCTCACAGGACTCACCCGAGTACGCCGGTTCCAGCAGGACGATGCTCACATCTTCTGTTCTATGGAGCAG ATTGAAGACGAGATAAAGAGCTGTCTGGAGTTCTTGCGTACCGTGTATGATGTCTTTGGATTTTCGTTTAAACTGAATCTCTCCACCCGTCCTGAAAAGTACCTGGGAGATATTGAAGTGTGGAATCAAGCTGAAAAG CAACTTGAAAACAGCCTCAATGCCTTTGGTGAGAAATGGGAGTTAAACCCTGGTGATGGAGCTTTCTATGGACCTAAG ATTGACATTCAGATTAAGGATGCCATCGGCCGCTACCACCAATGTGCTACAATTCAGCTTGACTTCCAGTTGCCAGTCAGATTTAACCTCACCTTTGTCAG CCATGATGGCAATGACAAGACAAGACCAGTTATCATTCACCGGGCTATCTTGGGATCTGTGGAGAGAATGATTGCCATTCTAACTGAGAACTATGGAGGCAAATG GCCGCtctggctgtccccacagcaagTAATGGTGGTACCAGTGGGACCAGCATATGATGAGTATGCTCAAAAG gtCAGGCAGCACTTCCATGATGCTGGATTTATGGCAGATGTTGATGTAGATCCTGGGTGCACGCTGAACAAGAAGATCAGAAATGCTCAGCTTGCGCAGTATAACTTCACTCTGG TTGTTGGTGAAAAGGAGAAGGCAAGTGGAACAGTGAACATCCGCACCCGAGACAACAAGGTGCATGGGGAAAGAACCATTGCAGATGCTgtggagaggctgctgcagctgaaatccTCTCGTTCCAGACAAGCTGAAGAAGAATTTTAA
- the TARS1 gene encoding threonine--tRNA ligase, cytoplasmic isoform X1: MAGADSQVDAGEEKKAECGKKKMKEGAGDGGRSEVSSPWAAELNPWPAFINERLEMYNKLKAEHDALLAERAANDSKPIKVTLPDGKQVDAESWKTTPYQIACGISQGLADNTVIAKVNKVVWDLDRPLEEDCSLELLKFEDEEAQAVYWHSSAHIMGEAMERIYGGCLCYGPPIENGFYYDMFLEEGGVSSNDFSALETLCKKIMKEKQAFERLEVKKETLLEMFKYNKFKCRILNEKVNTPTTTVYRCGPLIDLCRGPHVRHTGKIKTIKIHKNSSTYWEGKADMESLQRIYGISFPDTKMLKEWEKFQEEAKSRDHRKIGRDQELFFFHELSPGSCFFLPKGAYIYNTLIEFIRSEYRKRGFQEVVTPNVFNSKLWMTSGHWQHYSDNMFSFEVEKEIFALKPMNCPGHCLMFDHRPRSWRELPLRLADFGVLHRNELSGALTGLTRVRRFQQDDAHIFCSMEQIEDEIKSCLEFLRTVYDVFGFSFKLNLSTRPEKYLGDIEVWNQAEKQLENSLNAFGEKWELNPGDGAFYGPKIDIQIKDAIGRYHQCATIQLDFQLPVRFNLTFVSHDGNDKTRPVIIHRAILGSVERMIAILTENYGGKWPLWLSPQQVMVVPVGPAYDEYAQKVRQHFHDAGFMADVDVDPGCTLNKKIRNAQLAQYNFTLVVGEKEKASGTVNIRTRDNKVHGERTIADAVERLLQLKSSRSRQAEEEF, encoded by the exons ATGGCGGGCGCTGACAGCCAG GTGGACgctggggaagagaagaaggCAGAGTGCgggaagaagaagatgaaggaaGGGGCTGGCGATGGAGGGCGGTCGGAggtgagcagcccctgggccgCGGAG CTAAATCCCTGGCCTGCCTTTATCAATGAGCGTTTGGAGATGTACAATAAACTTAAGGCTGAACACGATGCACTCCTTGCAGAAAGAGCTGCAAATGACAGTAAACCCATTAAAGTTACGTTACCTGATGGCAAGCAGGTTGATGCTGAATCTTGGAAGACTACTCCTTATCAAATTGCATGTGGAATTAG TCAGGGATTAGCTGACAACACGGTTATTGCCAAAGTGAACAAGGTGGTTTGGGATCTAGACCGTCCTTTGGAGGAGGATTGTtccttggagctgctgaagtTTGAAGATGAAGAGGCTCAAGCA GTCTACTGGCACTCAAGTGCTCACATAATGGGTGAAGCTATGGAGCGAATCTATGGTGGCTGTTTGTGCTATGGCCCACCAatagaaaatggattttattatGACATGTTTCTTGAGGAAGG GGGTGTATCAAGTAATGACTTCTCTGCTTTGGAAACATTATGCAAAAAgataatgaaggaaaaacaagccTTTGAAAGACTGGAAGTTAAGAAGGAAACGCTGCTTGAAATGTTTAAG taCAATAAATTCAAGTGTCGCATCCTGAATGAGAAGGTCAATACCCCAACTACTACAGTGTACAG gTGTGGTCCCCTGATAGATTTATGCAGAGGGCCTCATGTCAGACATACTGGCAAGATAAAGACCATAAAAATTCATAAG AATTCTTCTACCTATTGGGAAGGCAAGGCTGATATGGAATCCCTCCAGAGGATCTACGGAATTTCATTCCCAGATACAAAAATGCTGAAGGAGTGGGAAAAGTTCCAGGAGGAGGCTAAAAGCAGAGATCACAGAAAAATTGGGCGG GACCAAgaactgtttttcttccatgagCTCAGCCCTGGTAGCTGTTTTTTCTTGCCAAAAGGAGCTTACATTTATAACACATTAATTGAATTTATACGG AGTGAGTATCGAAAACGTGGATTCCAGGAGGTTGTCACTCCAAATGTTTTCAACAGCAAACTGTGGATGACTTCAGGGCACTGGCAGCATTACAGTGACaatatgttttcctttgaaGTGGAGAAAGAAATCTTTGCTCTGAAGCCTATGAACTGTCCAGGACACTG CCTTATGTTTGACCATCGCCCGAGGTCGTGGCGCGAGCTGCCGTTGCGGTTGGCAGATTTTGGTGTCCTGCATCGCAACGAGCTGTCGGGAGCTCTCACAGGACTCACCCGAGTACGCCGGTTCCAGCAGGACGATGCTCACATCTTCTGTTCTATGGAGCAG ATTGAAGACGAGATAAAGAGCTGTCTGGAGTTCTTGCGTACCGTGTATGATGTCTTTGGATTTTCGTTTAAACTGAATCTCTCCACCCGTCCTGAAAAGTACCTGGGAGATATTGAAGTGTGGAATCAAGCTGAAAAG CAACTTGAAAACAGCCTCAATGCCTTTGGTGAGAAATGGGAGTTAAACCCTGGTGATGGAGCTTTCTATGGACCTAAG ATTGACATTCAGATTAAGGATGCCATCGGCCGCTACCACCAATGTGCTACAATTCAGCTTGACTTCCAGTTGCCAGTCAGATTTAACCTCACCTTTGTCAG CCATGATGGCAATGACAAGACAAGACCAGTTATCATTCACCGGGCTATCTTGGGATCTGTGGAGAGAATGATTGCCATTCTAACTGAGAACTATGGAGGCAAATG GCCGCtctggctgtccccacagcaagTAATGGTGGTACCAGTGGGACCAGCATATGATGAGTATGCTCAAAAG gtCAGGCAGCACTTCCATGATGCTGGATTTATGGCAGATGTTGATGTAGATCCTGGGTGCACGCTGAACAAGAAGATCAGAAATGCTCAGCTTGCGCAGTATAACTTCACTCTGG TTGTTGGTGAAAAGGAGAAGGCAAGTGGAACAGTGAACATCCGCACCCGAGACAACAAGGTGCATGGGGAAAGAACCATTGCAGATGCTgtggagaggctgctgcagctgaaatccTCTCGTTCCAGACAAGCTGAAGAAGAATTTTAA